From the Cryptosporidium parvum Iowa II chromosome 2, whole genome shotgun sequence genome, one window contains:
- a CDS encoding Po1 beta superfamily nucleotidyltransferase codes for MTATGKRNAEADQRRRSVLVSVDKVLDPISEKKDASGKSGRRTAHSSKKINSNSAKSTQTDSSNIGSSCGIEISSGQSPNKLGHTSLAPNHAQHRKKKPDKSNCGEIRSNFNSIQNLASNLPPLSTSCSPTSVSAVTFTQKSLSTSASDCTKISKASVNNNNKNRNSVIIENTTNHLNIGSNSLNDSNQQSKGSFSQGIAQNNTISEVQQYGQVHIPLISPIPHQFWYNHLIPQCNFGHIVPPPPDYFPDSKISLNTQKQDLILPGNISSHPQQSVNSTGIIGNNLGACAPAIFNYQIPYFQPYSLRSYEISTLNVINYLIPNKEFRLKVSSVVSDLRNWLEQSKIPLLVFPYGSTSTGFADQFSDVDIALIPKKDSFDKAKYGDAPISDIFTKPPGLILQELLGLLQSDSLDVLDALSKNKSTDSFDCMNSLNNENKLKGKGAVPLDQSAEVRKLRNPFTCIQDITSAHIPIIRMLHIHTDIVLDISIALPSTNNQEEVKDGQTSGSLCKIQKANSLPIIQSRLGILTWYARMDPRVVHVVVLTKVWTRFRGLRNTLNGFPGGYAWTICVIYFFQKIGILPVIDANEFFIKSHNASKIIFKDILEDLNSDHIQSRCKSSENNLTLTSIKGNYKKGKGDIYLQNGIEKIEGIPEESYLDGNFPSLVSELDQEETVNYKDDIEDVTNVSYDTETASGSAGVAEQASSSDSSFDSEPDKGSIEKDGVGYKMLYLDVVKGSKFQYKSDLDEVKGGRAAKLSVKNRYSISKDVHSEKTLLNVKNLNLDKPPEEHEAFGESSRSSIGSTACTYSLSPGILSSDNICINCSDSKYSCACSESNMASVASVGYSIDTGYKNGTKQSESNANKEYGNCFLADIKGYNTHSNGKVTSDKEKNEECGPNSVRDIFDIDELFSDPPTLINNVKIFEESKFLKFSQSHTLFYRFLKFIETHLWTTVIDISSPDIINTTIPGICCDIRNPFPGPPACRPIFDENNKKHLRNEIQRAIQIIQSPFGDYSSICGGYLNISAECSKGPFTGTSGIGSGILGVGLGLPLSPSNVNAAKQRIPSNQYFGPFEAPPLHIIGYNPVISGCDQNNSNTIFPGQVPVANLYTDSPPHLILPSVSTPLHIPPPPPPPPPKIKQSSSILGVIRGNSFESIKHANST; via the coding sequence ATGACAGCTACGGGGAAAAGAAATGCAGAAGCTGACCAGAGAAGACGCTCTGTTCTAGTTAGTGTGGATAAAGTTCTAGACCCTATatctgaaaaaaaagacGCTTCAGGAAAATCTGGGCGTAGGACAGCTCACTCTAGCAAAAAAATCAACTCAAATTCTGCTAAGAGTACGCAAACGGATAGCAGCAACATAGGTAGTTCATGCGGAATTGAGATTTCTTCTGGTCAATCTCCAAACAAACTTGGTCATACGTCTTTGGCTCCAAATCATGCACAACACCGGAAAAAGAAACCAGATAAATCAAACTGTGGGGAAATCCGTTCCAATTTTAATAGTATACAAAATTTAGCTTCTAACTTACCTCCGCTTTCCACATCGTGTTCCCCAACCTCTGTATCAGCTGTAACATTTACCCAAAAGTCGTTATCTACATCAGCTTCCGATTGtacaaaaatatcaaagGCAAgtgttaataataataacaagaACAGAAACAGCGTAATAATCGAAAATACTACAAACcatttaaatattggaagTAATAGTTTAAACGATTCAAATCAGCAATCTAAAGGCAGCTTTTCACAGGGAATTGCTCAAAATAATACCATATCAGAAGTTCAGCAATATGGTCAAGTACACATTCCTTTAATATCCCCAATACCCCACCAGTTTTGGTACAATCATTTGATCCCTCAATGCAACTTTGGTCATATTGTTCCCCCTCCTCCAGACTACTTTCCCgattcaaaaatatctttaaataCCCAAAAACAAGATTTAATCTTACCAGGGAATATTTCCTCTCATCCTCAACAAAGTGTTAATTCAACTGGTATTATAGGTAATAATTTAGGGGCATGCGCACCGGCTATATTCAATTATCAGATCCCTTATTTCCAGCCATATTCATTAAGAAGCTATGAAATTTCTACATTAaatgtaataaattatcttatcccaaataaagaatttcgTCTGAAAGTTTCAAGCGTGGTTAGTGACCTTAGAAATTGGCTTGAGCAATCTAAAATTCCTTTATTAGTATTTCCATACGGTTCAACGAGTACAGGGTTCGCTGATCAATTTTCTGATGTTGATATTGCATTGATTCCAAAAAAGGATTCGTTTGACAAAGCTAAATATGGAGATGCGCCCATATCTGATATTTTTACTAAGCCACCTGGCCTAATTTTACAGGAACTTCTAGGCCTGCTACAAAGTGACTCATTAGATGTTTTAGATGCATTGAGTAAGAATAAATCAACTGACTCTTTCGATTGCATGAACTCAttgaataatgaaaataaattgaaagGGAAGGGCGCTGTACCGTTAGACCAATCGGCAGAGGTACGAAAGCTTCGTAATCCATTCACGTGTATACAGGATATAACCAGTGCTCACATACCAATTATCAGAATGCTTCATATTCATACAGATATAGTTTTAGATATTTCAATTGCTCTACCATCAACTAACAACCAAGAAGAAGTTAAGGATGGGCAAACTTCGGGCTCTTTATGCAAGATTCAAAAGGCCAATTCATTACCTATTATTCAAAGCAGACTTGGAATCCTTACATGGTATGCAAGAATGGATCCTCGAGTTGTCCACGTTGTTGTGCTAACGAAAGTATGGACAAGGTTTCGTGGGCTTAGGAATACCTTAAATGGATTCCCTGGCGGATACGCCTGGACAATTTGTGTTATATActttttccaaaaaattGGCATTCTTCCAGTTATTGATGCAAATGAGTTCTTTATAAAGTCACACAATGcatcaaaaataatatttaaggATATACTAgaagatttaaattctGATCACATCCAAAGCAGATGCAAATCCAGTGAGAACAACTTGACACTTACTTCAATTAAGGGCAATTACAAAAAAGGGAAAGGTGACATTTATTTGCAAAAtggaattgaaaaaattgagGGAATTCCAGAAGAAAGCTATTTAGATGGGAATTTTCCTTCTTTGGTTTCTGAATTAGATCAAGAGGAGACAGTGAATTACAAAGATGATATAGAAGATGTAACTAATGTTAGTTACGACACAGAAACGGCATCTGGAAGCGCTGGAGTAGCTGAACAAGCCAGCTCAAGCGATTCAAGTTTTGATTCTGAGCCGGATAAAGGttcaattgaaaaagaTGGTGTTGGATATAAAATGCTATACCTTGATGTTGTAAAGGGTAGtaaatttcaatataaatCAGATTTAGATGAAGTAAAGGGCGGTCGCGCTGCCAAACTTTCCGTAAAAAACAGGTATTCTATCAGCAAGGATGTTCATTCCGAAAAAACACTTCTGAATGTAAAGAACTTAAATTTAGATAAGCCACCAGAGGAACATGAAGCGTTTGGTGAATCAAGCAGGTCCTCAATAGGAAGCACCGCATGTACGTATTCTCTTTCTCCTGGAATATTAAGTTCAGATAATATATGCATTAACTGTTCCGATTCAAAATACTCTTGTGCTTGTTCTGAATCTAATATGGCGTCGGTTGCAAGCGTCGGATATTCCATTGATACTGGCTACAAGAATGGTACTAAGCAATCAGAGTCAAATGCCAATAAAGAATATGGCAATTGCTTTTTAGCTGATATTAAGGGTTATAATACACACTCGAACGGGAAAGTAACCAGcgataaagaaaaaaatgaggAATGCGGTCCAAATTCTGTGAGagatatttttgatattgatgaattatttagCGACCCTCCTACATTAATTAACAATGtaaaaatttttgaagaatctAAGTTCCTCAAGTTTTCTCAAAGCCACACATTATTTTACAGGTTTcttaaatttattgaaaCTCATCTTTGGACTACAGTCATTGATATCAGCTCTCCAgacattattaatactacTATTCCGGGTATTTGTTGTGATATAAGAAATCCTTTTCCGGGCCCACCTGCATGTAGACCTATTTTTGAtgagaataataaaaagcaCCTTCGGAATGAAATTCAAAGAGCTATTCAAATTATCCAATCCCCGTTTGGTGATTATTCTAGTATTTGTGGAGGGTATCTCAATATATCTGCTGAATGTTCAAAGGGACCTTTTACGGGTACTTCAGGAATAGGAAGCGGTATATTAGGAGTTGGCCTTGGATTACCTCTATCTCCTTCTAATGTTAATGCTGCGAAGCAGAGAATCCCCTCTAATCAGTACTTTGGTCCCTTTGAAGCTCCTCCTTTACATATTATTGGGTACAATCCAGTTATTAGCGGCTGCGACCagaataatagtaatactATATTTCCTGGCCAAGTTCCAGTTGCAAATTTATACACTGACTCTCCGCCGCATTTGATACTCCCTTCTGTTTCTACTCCCCTACATATACCTCCTCCACCGCCACCACCTCCTCCAAAAATTAAGCAGtcatcatcaatattaGGGGTAATTAGAGGAAATTCATTCGAAAGTATCAAACACGCTAACTCAACTTAA